The Nocardia higoensis region AGCTTCACCGGCGTCACCAAGGTGCCGATGAGCTTCTCGTCCTTCGGCGGTGTGCTCGACTGCACCGAGTACCCGGGTATCGATGTCTGGCGCGCGGCGGCTGTCGGCGGCGGCTCGGTGATCTTCAGCGGCGTGATGATCGCCCCGCCGCGCACGCTGTTCGACGAGGTGTTCCGCGGCGTCGTCGACTACGGCGAACTCGACCGCGTGTACTACCCGCGGGTCCGGCAGATGCTGCGGCTCGACCCGATGCCCGCCGACATCTACGCCGCCGCGCCGTTCGCGCATTCGCGCGCGTGGGATCAGCAGGTGCGCGCGGCCGGCTACGAGCCCCAGCCCAACGACTCGATCTTCGACTGGGACATCGTGCGCGCCGAATTGGCCGGACGGGTTCGGCCCTCGGCGACGGTGGCTCGCAGCAACCTCGGAAACTCCAACGGGGCGAAGTTCGACCTGAACCGGAACTACCTGAAGTACGCCGAAACCACCGGAAAGGTCGCGGTCTATCCGGGGCATCGGGTCGACGCGATCGCCCGCGAATCCGGCGGTCGGTACGCGGTCACCGTCACCACCATCGACCCCACCGGCGCCGAACTCGGCACCCGCACGCTGACCTGCGACAAGCTCTTCCTCGGTGCGGGTTCGATCGGCACCTCCGAACTCCTGGTCCGGGCGCGGGCCACCGGGGCGCTGCCCGACCTCGACGAACACATCGGCGAGGGCTGGGGGACCAACGGCGATGTGGTGCTGGCCAGGGGCGCGAGCAGCCTGGACGGATTCGGTCAGGGTGTGCCGAGCGCGAGCCGGATCTTCGACGACTCGAATGTGCCGCTGACCCTGGAGAACTGGTACATCCCCGGTATCCCGGTGGAGACCGGCGCGCTGGCCTCCCTCGGCATGGTGCTCGACGCGGCGCGCACCCGGTTCCGCTACGACTCGGCCACCGGTGAGGTCGGCCTCAGCTGGAATCCCGCCGACCGGGAGCGGGTGGTCGACGCCGCGCGGGCGGTGGACGAGCGGATCGCCGCGCAGTCCGGCGCACTGCTCGGCTTCCGCTCGCTCGGCTACGACGCCAACGGAATGTTCACCGCCCATCCGCTCGGCGGCGCCGTGCTCGGCCAGGCGACCGACGCGTACGGCCGGGTGCACGGCCACTCCGGTCTGTACGTGGTGGACGGGGCGATGATTCCCGGCAGCACCGCTACCGTCAATCCCTCGCTGACCATCGCCGCCTTGGCCGAACGCAATATCGAGCGGATCCTGCGCGACGGCCGCTGAACGGGCGAAAGCGCTTCGCGGGGTGCGACTCCGCCGAGGCGAGTGAGGGGTCCGGTTACTCTCGTTCGGGACCCGGCGTCGAAGGGAACATCCGTGGTAACGAGCAGCACCGAATCGGGATACGGATCCGAGCCGGAGTCAAGGGAGTACCCGCGCAAGCCTCCCGCGCTGGCGATCGATTTCGCGATGCTCGGTCTGGCGCTGGTCTCGGTGGCGCTGGTGGTGTGGATCAGCTTCTTCGACGTCCCCGAGGACACCTACCGCGCCGTTGTGACGGTGGACTACGCGATCTGCGCGATCTTCGCGGTGGAGTTCGGGTGGCGGTGGCACCGGGCGGGCTGGCCGTGGACCTTCCCGCTGATCTACTGGTACGAAGTGCTCGGCATGATCCCGGTGACCAGCCCGGTCTTCCGCAGTCTGCGACTGCTGCGCATCGTGGTGATCGTGGTGCGCCTGGCCAGGGTCGCCGACCGAGCCTTCGGCGACCGGGTGACCGCCGTGGTGGTCGGGCGCTTCGTCCGCACCATCGTCGAGGTGATCAAGCGTCCGATGACCATCGCCGTGCTGGACGAGGTGGCTCGCGTGCTGCGCACCGGCCACTACACCCGCAATATCGCGGCCGCGCTGGAGGAGAACCGCGCGGCGATGGACGAGATGATCCTCGAGTTCATCAAGAAGGATCCGCAGGCGGGCAAGGTCCGCTACATCCCGTTCCACGACGACATCATCCGATTGATCGCCGACACCACGTTCCGCATCGTTTTCCAGGTGCTGGCCGACCCGCGCACCGACGAACTGGTCTCGGACATGATCAGGGAGAATGTCGACCAGATCCGTGGCGCTGTCCGGGACGGAGTGCAGGTCGTGCCCGCGGCGTACGGACCCACAGCTCATCACCGGACGGTGGCGCACACGCTCGGAAACTGCCAGCCGGGTGAATGCGCCGACGACCGGACACCCCCGGCGAGGTGATCATTCGTTTTCGCTATACCGAGTGGTATTGCTCGGATTCCGGGTAGTTCTCGGCGAATTCCGCGAAATTCTGCGCCGCTGTTTCGTGCCAGCGCTGCACCGTGCGTTTCATGAGCAGGCCGGGCAACGGGATCCGGGACTGCAATTCCATGTGGTACCAGACCTGGGTGCCCTCGCGGGTCGCGGCCACCTCGAACCATCCGCCGCCGCCGATGCCGCGTGAGCTGTCGACCACCTGCCAGGAGGCGCGGTTGCCGGTCCACTCGTATTCGAGTACCTGGAGGTCGGAGCTGCCGAGAATGTCGGCTGTGACGTAGACCCGGTACGGCCTGCCGTCCTCGTGCCGCGTCGCCACCCGGGCATCGTGGTACATCGACCATTCCGGAAGCATTTCTATCGCCGCCACCAAGTCCAGAACGTGCTCGGGTCCGGCGTCGACCGTGAAGCGGATATCGGTTTTCGTGCGCATAACGGGTACCTCCGCCCCCCGGTGGATCGATGTGGGCCGATTCTGCACAGCCCCGTTCTGTCCCGTCAACCATGGGTTTTGCGCCGATTCGGGCCTACCGGCAAGTAGCTCGACGACCCCCATTCGGCGAAAACTGCGGCCGGGTCCGCGTAACTGCCGATGGGAGCGCCGGACGGGCGCCGTGGGTGATCAATTTCGCTACGTCGGCATGTACGTTATCCTGGTGACGTTTATCACAGTTTGATCACGGGAAGGTCAATCCGAGGGGTATGTCCGCCCATTCGCGAGCCGAGGCGCCTCCTGACGGCGGGATCTTTCGTTCTTGACGCTACTCCGATCGTAGTACTATGTTTGAACCGCTTCGCCTGTAGTGGAACCTGAGAACGGTGGTCGGTCGTGCGAAAGCTCATCTACTTCGTAGGCATGTCCCTGGACGGCTACATCGCCGGCCCCGGTGACGAGGTCGACTTCTTCCCGCTGGGCGACGACTTCCGGGACTGGCTGTGCTCGGAGTATCCGGAGACGCTGCCGACCCATGTCCGGCCGCACGTCGGCCTCGCGGCGGACACCCCGAACCGACATTTCGACACTGTGGTGATGGGCCGCAACACCTATCGGCCCGCGCTCTCGCTCGGCATCGTCAGTCCGTACGCGCATCTGCGGCAGTATGTCGTGTCCGGCAGCCTCGAGCCGGTCGACGATCCCGCGGTGGAGATCGTCTCCGGCGATCCGGTCGACCTGGTGCGCCGGCTCGCCGCCGAACCCGGACCCGAAGGCCGCGACATCTGGCTCGCCGGCGGTGGCACGCTGGCCGCGCAGCTGCTCGGCGACATCGATGAGCTCGTCGTCAAGAGCTATCCGGTGGTGGCGGGCGGCGGCATCCCCGCCTTCGTCGACGGTTTCGGCCCGACCGCCTTCGCGCCCATCGCGCGCCGGGAGTTCGCCGACGGCACGCAGGTCAGCTGGTTCGCTCGCGGCTGAGATCGATCGGCCGGGGCGTGCTCACGAGGGGTCGGCGAGAAAGGACAGTCGCACCTGGCGGTCGGGATTGTCGACATTGAGGTCGACCAGGGCGATCGACTGCCAGGTGCCCAGCGCGAGGCGGCCGTCGAGCACCGGCACCGTCGCATACGGCGCGATCATCGCGGGCATGACATGCGAGCGGCCGTGTCCGCGCGAGCCGTGCGCGTGCCGCCAGCGGTCGTCGGCGGGCAACAGCTCGCGCAGGGCCGCCAGCAGGTCGTCGTCGCTGCGGGCGCCCAGCTCCAGCACCGCGATACCCGCGGTGGCGTGTGGGACGAAGATGTGCAGCACACCGTCGCCACCGGCGTCGGCGGCGAACTTCGCGCACTCGGGAGTCAGATCGTGCACCACCTCGGACCGGCCGGTGTGCACGTCGATCACGATGCTCTTCATGGGCACCATGCTCGTCGCGCGGACCGGGTTCATCAAGGGCTCGCAGCGTGGCGAACGAGCGGCTCCGGTGGGTGTTGACACCACCCGATGCAACATGAATCATGTGATTCACATGATGGTCCGTCCCGGACCCGCCGAGGGCTGCGAGGCTCGCCGCGGCGCCGGGGCGCAGCCGGAGAGGCGAAGCAATGACGCTCACCCCCCAGCCCCGCCACCACCCGGACGGGGGTCGGCCCAGTCTGCAATCGGCGGTGGCCACCAACCTGGTCCGCGGACTGGTCCGACCGGTGCTGCGGCACGTGCCGATCACCCCGCCGATGCTGCGCGCGGCCGCGTTGATCGACCACGCTGCCCGGCTGCTGCCGGTGCAGACCGCGATCGACGTCGAGACAGTCCGCGACGGGCAGGTCCACTGCGAGATCGTCCGAGCCGACGGCGTGGCGAAGGGCTATGAGCGTGGCTCGGTCCTCTACTTCCACGGCGGCGGCTTCGTCGCGGGTGGCTTCCACACCCACCGCAGGCTGGCGGCCGTGCTGTCGGAGCGGATCGGTCTGCCGGTCGTCCAGGTGCGCTACCGCTACCTGCCCGAGGCGACGGTGCCGGAGTCGGTGGGCGACTGCCTGGCCGCCTACCGCTGGTTGCTCGCCCAGGGCGTCGCACCGGAGTCCGTGGTGTTCGCCGGCGACTCGGCGGGCGGCTTCCTCTCGCTGAGCACCGCGCTCGGGTCCGCGGCCGCGAAGCTGCCCGCGCCGGGTGCGGTGGTCGCGGTCAGCCCGTGGCTGGATCTGGACACGGCCGAGAAGCTCGCCCACCGCAATGTCGCCACCGAGCCTTTCCTGCCCGCCGCCGCCTTCACCCGGATCGCCGAACTCGGCGGGCATGTCGACGGCCGCCTCGACCCCGCGCTGTCGCCGGTCAACGGCGATGTCGCCACCCTGCCGCCGACCCTGCTGCTGGCCTGCGACGACGAGTTCCTGCGGTTGGACTCCGAGGTCATGGCGGCCCGGCTGGCCGCCGCGGGCGTGCCGCACGAGCTGCACCTCTGGCGCGGGCAGATCCACGCGTTCCCGGTGGTGTTCCCCCACCTGCCCGAGAGCAGACAGGTCACCGAGGTGATCGCCCGTTTCGTCCGCGAGCACGTACGCGCCGCGGCCGCGACGCCCGCGGCCTGACCGACCGACAGCTTTCGGCACCGACCCACCAGGGGGGATCATGTCAGACCACTATCGAGGCCACGTCGCGGTCGTCACCGGCGCCGCCTCCGGAATGGGCCGCGAACTCGCCGTCGAGCTGGCCAGGCGCGGCGCGCGTCTGGCGTTGTGCGATGTCGACGCCGCCGGGCTCGCCGAGACCGCCGCGCGCTGCCGGGTGCAGCGCGCCGAGGTGCTGACCGAGGTCGTCGACGTCTCGCAATACGAGCAGGTGCAGCGCTTCGCCGACGCCGTGATCGAGCGCTACGGCGTGGTCGACGACCTGTTCAACAACGCGGGCGTCGGCTTCGTCGGCACCGTCGAACGCAGCGAGCTGAAAGACATCGCCCGCGTCGTCGACATCGATTTCTGGGGTGTCGTGCACGGCGTCAAGGCATTCCTGCCGCATCTGATCGCCTCCGGAGCGGGCCGGATCGCCAACACCTCCAGCGTGTTCGGGCTGTTCTCCGCGCCCAGCCAGAGCGCCTACAACGCCGCGAAATTCGCGGTGCGCGGCTTCACCGAATCGCTGCGCCAGGAGATGCTGATGGCCGGGCATCCGGTCACTGTGAGTGTCGTGTACCCGGGCGGCATCCGCACAGCCATCGCCGCCAACGCGACCGGCGTGGACAGCGCCGAGCTCGCCGACCTGGCCGCGCTGTTCGAGCGCAACGCGATGACCGGCGCCGACCGCGCGGCGCGGGTGATCCTCGACGGCACCGCCGCGGGCAGACCCAAGATCCTCGTCGGACCCGACGCCAAGGTCGCCGATCTCATGGTGCGCGTCCTGGGCGCCTCCTACATGGGCCTGCTCGCCAAGGCAGGGGCCCGGCTGTTCGCCGCGAGTAAGCGATAACGGTCGTCCGACGACCACCACCCGCGGCCGCCTGTGGCTGTACCCCTACGACGGGACCGCCCCGGTCACTGCCCGCCCCGGCAGAGGATCTGCGCGCCCGGCTGCCCCTTCCCGGACGGGTCAAGAGCTGATCGCCCCAGCGTGGCGAGGGTCACGCTGGAGGAGGTAGCCACGGGGACGGACTGTTCCGGCCGGTAGTCTGGTCTGCTGTCAGCAGCCGCAAGCGATCTGGGAGGACCTGCCGTGGCTCTCGTTGTTCAGAAGTACGGAGGATCGTCGGTGGCCACCGCCGAACGTATCCGGCGCGTCGCTGAACGGATCGTCGAGACCAAGAAGCAGGGGCACGATGTGGTCGTCGTGTGCTCCGCGATGGGCGACACCACCGACGAACTCCTCGACCTCGCCGAGCAGGTGGCCCCCGCGCCACCCGCCCGCGAGATGGACATGCTGCTCACCTCCGGTGAGCGCATCTCCAACGCGCTGGTCGCCATGGCGATCCACAGCCTCGGCGCGCAGGCCCGCTCCTTCACCGGCTCGCAGGCCGGCGTCATCACCACCGGGGCGCACGGCAACGCGAAGATCATCGACGTCACCCCGAGCAGGCTGCGTGAGGCGCTCGACGAGGGCACCATCGTGCTGGTCGCCGGCTTCCAGGGCGTCAGCCAGGACAGCAAGGACGTGACCACGCTCGGCCGCGGTGGTTCCGACACCACCGCCGTCGCGTTGGCCGCCGCGCTCGAGGCCGACGTCTGCGAGATCTACACCGACGTCGACGGCGTGTTCACCGCCGATCCGCGCATCGTCCCCGACGCCCAGCGCCTCGAACAGGTCTCCTACGAGGAGATGCTGGAGATGGCGGCCTGCGGTTCCAAAGTTCTGATGCTGCGCTGCGTGGAATACGCGCGCCGCTACAACGTGCCCGTGCATGTCCGCTCGTCCTACACCGACAAGCCGGGCACCTATGTCTACGGATCGATGGAGGACATCCCCTTGGAGAAAGCAATCCTCACCGGTGTCGCGCACGATCGCAGCGAAGCCAAGGTGACCGTCGTCGGCCTGCCGGACGAGCCGGGCTATGCCGCCAAGGTGTTCCGCGCCGTCGCCGACGCCGAGGTCAACATCGACATGGTGCTGCAGAACATCTCCAAGGTGGAGACCGGTAAGACCGACATCACCTTCACCCTGCCCAAGACCGACGGCGCCCGCGCGGTGGAGCTGCTCACCAAGCGCCAAGGCGAGATCGGCTTCTCCCAGGTCCTCTACGACGACCTGATCGGCAAGGTCTCCCTGGTGGGCGCGGGCATGAAGAGCCATCCCGGCGTCACGGCCACCTTCTGCGAGGCGCTGGCCGAGGCCGGTATCAACATCGATCTCATCTCCACTTCCGAGATCCGGATCTCGGTGCTGGTCAAGGACACCGAGCTCGACGACGCCGTGAAGGTGCTGCACCGCGCCTTCGATCTCGGCGGCGACGAGGTGGCCGTGGTGCACGCCGGGACGGGGCGCTGATGGTCGGGTCGAGCCCGGAGGCGGTAGCGGAGCGTAGCCTCGGAGGGCTCCCGACCATGTCGAAAGGACGCTGAAAATGGGTGTACGTGTCGGAGTCGTCGGCGCGACCGGGCAGGTCGGCGCCGTCATGCGCAAGCTGCTCGAAGAGCGCGACTTCCCCGCCGACGAAGTGCGGTTCTTCGCCTCGGCGCGCTCGGCGGGCAAGACCCTGCCCTGGCGCGGCGGCGAGATCGTGGTCGAGGACACCGAGACCGCCGATCCGGCGGGCCTGGACATCGCGCTGTTCTCCGCGGGCGCGACCATGTCGCGGGTGCAGGCCCCGCGCTTCGCGGCGGCGGGCGTCACGGTCATCGACAATTCCTCGGCCTGGCGCAAGGATCCCGAGGTGCCGCTGGTGGTCTCCGAGGTGAACCCGGAGGCGACCCGCAACTTGGTCAAGGGCATCATCGCCAACCCGAACTGCACCACCATGGCGGCCATGCCGGTGCTCAAGCCGCTGCACGACGCGGCGGGCCTGCAGCGCCTGATCGTCTCCAGCTACCAGGCGGTCTCCGGTAGCGGCCTGGCGGGCGTGGAAGAGCTGGCCTCCCAGGTGCGCGCCGTGGCGGATCAAGCCGAGAAGCTGGTGCACGACGGCAGCGCCGTGCGGTTCCCCGCGCCGAACAAGTACGTCGCGCCGATCGCCTTCGACGTGATCCCGCTGGCGGGCTCGCTCGTCGACGACGGCAGCGGCGAGACCGACGAAGACCAGAAGCTGCGCAACGAGAGCCGCAAGATCCTCGGCCTGCCCGAACTGGCGGTCAGTGGCACGTGCGTGCGCGTCCCGGTTTTCACCGGCCACTCGCTGTCCATCAACGCCGAGTTCGCCGACCCGCTGTCGGTGGAGCGCGCCAAGGAACTGCTGTCCAAGGCGCCCGGCGTGAAGCTGGTCGACGTGCCGACTCCACTGCAGGCGGCGGGCATCGACGAGTCGCTGGTCGGGCGCATCCGTCAGGATCCGGGCGTCCCCGGCGGTCGCGGCCTCGCGCTGTTCGTCTCCGGCGACAACCTGCGCAAGGGCGCGGCGCTCAACACCATCCAGATCGCCGAGGTGCTGCTCAGCCGGCGCTGAGGCCGGTGGAGCCGAATACCTGTTAGCCTGCGCCGGTGGCGAATCCTCATGCTCAGGTCTTCCTCGGTGATCGGCTCGTAGCGGCCGAAGAAGCACACCTGGGGGTGGCCTCGTCGGCGGTGCTCTACGGACTCAGCGTGTACACAGTGTTCCCTGTGCACGTAAACGGCCCGGCGCGCACGGCGTTCCGGCTCGACGACCACTTCCGGCGGCTCGAGGAGTCCTGCAAGATCATCGGCATCGACCGGTTCGCCGCGGAGTGGGATTACCCGCGGTTCGTCGCGACGGTGCGCGAAGTGATCGCCGCCAACGCCCCTTCCACCGAGGTGTTCGTGCGCGCGACGGTCCACGTCTCGGCCTCGATCCCGGGCACGCGGGTGCGCGGTTGCGATATCACCGTGAGCATATTCGTCTACGACGCGGTGCCGATCGTCCCGCAGGACGGCATGCGCCTGAAATCCTCGCCGTGGCGTCGTATTCCGGACAACGCGATTCCGTCGCGCGCGAAAGTCAACGGCGCGTATGTGAATTCGGTGCTGGCGAAACAGGACGCGATCGACAGCGGTTACGACGACTGCGTTTTCCTCGACGGCAACGGGCATGTCTGTGAACTCAGCGCGGCCAATATCTTCCTGGTTCGCGCCGGGACGCTCATCACCCCGGATGTCTCCTGCGACATTCTCGACGGCATCAACCGCCGCACCATTCTCACCTTGGCCGCCGAGGACGGAATTCCGGTCGTGGAACGCACCGTCGACCTGACCGAGTTGTACATCGCCGACGAGGTTTTCGTCACCGGAACCTCGGCCGGGGTGGCGCCGGTGGTCGAGGTGGACGGCCGGATCGTCGCCGACGGGAAACCGGGGCCGCTCGCAGCGGCGTTGCGCAAGGCGCATGCCGCCGCGTTGCGCACCGACGATGCGCACGGCTGGATCACCACTCTCTGACCGGGCGACACGGACCGGCCGACGCCTGCTGGTCACGCTGATCGGTCGACGCCTGCTGATCGGCTGACGCCTGCCGCTCACGCTGACCGGCCGACGCTGATCGGCTGACGCCGACCTGCCGCTCACGCTGACCGGGGGCGCCTGTTCGGTCGCACAGTGCGCGAAAGGGGCCGGCTCGTGCCGGGAGCAGCGCGACCGGAGGACGCTGCCTCACCGCGATCGGCCCCGGCCAGGACGCCAGGGATACGGATCAGCGGATGCCGGGCGTGCGCGGATCGGTGCCGACACAGGCCAGCAGGAAGCAGCCCGGCGGGGTGTCGGCGAACGGCGCTGCCAGCCGATAGTGCAGGCAGGAGAACACATTGCAGCCTGGATAGGCGGCCGGGCCGAGGCCGAAGACGGCGATGAGCAGGTCGGTGTCGACATACCGGCCCGGGTCCGTGCGCAGCGGTGGCTCCTCGTACGGGGCGGGATCGCCGAGCGGCCGCCCGGGCATGGCGGCGGCCAGCAGGCGGAAGAACTCGTGCGGCAATTCGCCGAAGTTCTGCAGCACGCCCTGCGCGCCGTACCTGCTGACATTGCCGAACACGCCCGTCCACATCACCACCAGATCGAGGCTCGGCACCACGAAGATGTTCTGCAGGCCGAGCCCGGACATCGAGTACGCGTCGGGTGGCAGGAAATCGGGGATCTCCGCGCAGCCGTTGCCGGTCCAGAACAGGTAGCCGTAACAGGGGTTGGCGGGGGAGGGCGAGCGTGCCTGGCGCAGGTAATCGGCCGGGACGATCTGCCGGTCGCCCCAGCGCCCGTCCGCGGCGATCAGGAGGCCGAGTTCGGCGAAATCGTCCGGCGGGATCATCAGATGCGCGTATCCGTAGGTATTGCCCGCGCGGTCCCTGGCCCAGTAGTAGTCGCCGCGTTCGATGCCGAGCGGATCGAACAACTCCCGTTGCGCGAACTGCTGCAGCGGTTCCTCCAGCGCGAGCTCGATGACATAGGCGAGCAGGTCGACATTGCGCTGGCTGTAGCTGAACCTGGTGCCGGGCGCGCTGACCAGCGGCAC contains the following coding sequences:
- a CDS encoding aspartate kinase — encoded protein: MALVVQKYGGSSVATAERIRRVAERIVETKKQGHDVVVVCSAMGDTTDELLDLAEQVAPAPPAREMDMLLTSGERISNALVAMAIHSLGAQARSFTGSQAGVITTGAHGNAKIIDVTPSRLREALDEGTIVLVAGFQGVSQDSKDVTTLGRGGSDTTAVALAAALEADVCEIYTDVDGVFTADPRIVPDAQRLEQVSYEEMLEMAACGSKVLMLRCVEYARRYNVPVHVRSSYTDKPGTYVYGSMEDIPLEKAILTGVAHDRSEAKVTVVGLPDEPGYAAKVFRAVADAEVNIDMVLQNISKVETGKTDITFTLPKTDGARAVELLTKRQGEIGFSQVLYDDLIGKVSLVGAGMKSHPGVTATFCEALAEAGINIDLISTSEIRISVLVKDTELDDAVKVLHRAFDLGGDEVAVVHAGTGR
- a CDS encoding secondary thiamine-phosphate synthase enzyme YjbQ; this translates as MKSIVIDVHTGRSEVVHDLTPECAKFAADAGGDGVLHIFVPHATAGIAVLELGARSDDDLLAALRELLPADDRWRHAHGSRGHGRSHVMPAMIAPYATVPVLDGRLALGTWQSIALVDLNVDNPDRQVRLSFLADPS
- a CDS encoding aspartate-semialdehyde dehydrogenase — translated: MGVRVGVVGATGQVGAVMRKLLEERDFPADEVRFFASARSAGKTLPWRGGEIVVEDTETADPAGLDIALFSAGATMSRVQAPRFAAAGVTVIDNSSAWRKDPEVPLVVSEVNPEATRNLVKGIIANPNCTTMAAMPVLKPLHDAAGLQRLIVSSYQAVSGSGLAGVEELASQVRAVADQAEKLVHDGSAVRFPAPNKYVAPIAFDVIPLAGSLVDDGSGETDEDQKLRNESRKILGLPELAVSGTCVRVPVFTGHSLSINAEFADPLSVERAKELLSKAPGVKLVDVPTPLQAAGIDESLVGRIRQDPGVPGGRGLALFVSGDNLRKGAALNTIQIAEVLLSRR
- a CDS encoding aminotransferase class IV codes for the protein MANPHAQVFLGDRLVAAEEAHLGVASSAVLYGLSVYTVFPVHVNGPARTAFRLDDHFRRLEESCKIIGIDRFAAEWDYPRFVATVREVIAANAPSTEVFVRATVHVSASIPGTRVRGCDITVSIFVYDAVPIVPQDGMRLKSSPWRRIPDNAIPSRAKVNGAYVNSVLAKQDAIDSGYDDCVFLDGNGHVCELSAANIFLVRAGTLITPDVSCDILDGINRRTILTLAAEDGIPVVERTVDLTELYIADEVFVTGTSAGVAPVVEVDGRIVADGKPGPLAAALRKAHAAALRTDDAHGWITTL
- a CDS encoding dihydrofolate reductase family protein encodes the protein MRKLIYFVGMSLDGYIAGPGDEVDFFPLGDDFRDWLCSEYPETLPTHVRPHVGLAADTPNRHFDTVVMGRNTYRPALSLGIVSPYAHLRQYVVSGSLEPVDDPAVEIVSGDPVDLVRRLAAEPGPEGRDIWLAGGGTLAAQLLGDIDELVVKSYPVVAGGGIPAFVDGFGPTAFAPIARREFADGTQVSWFARG
- a CDS encoding ion transporter; this translates as MVTSSTESGYGSEPESREYPRKPPALAIDFAMLGLALVSVALVVWISFFDVPEDTYRAVVTVDYAICAIFAVEFGWRWHRAGWPWTFPLIYWYEVLGMIPVTSPVFRSLRLLRIVVIVVRLARVADRAFGDRVTAVVVGRFVRTIVEVIKRPMTIAVLDEVARVLRTGHYTRNIAAALEENRAAMDEMILEFIKKDPQAGKVRYIPFHDDIIRLIADTTFRIVFQVLADPRTDELVSDMIRENVDQIRGAVRDGVQVVPAAYGPTAHHRTVAHTLGNCQPGECADDRTPPAR
- a CDS encoding serine hydrolase domain-containing protein, translated to MGRRWPAAAAAMALVMGTTVMSGVLSGAARAEPFAHCALDSGRAPQRATPEAAGFDAAGLDAALRFAAGRNRFNIQVFRNNCLIGEGPNNAETGRVPWNVWSSTKSVVSLLAGMAIDRGALELHAPIDRYLPAGLGDAAHRAITVHNLLTETSGMKAAVVTEGITGAVPIDPNSAVQALGVPLVSAPGTRFSYSQRNVDLLAYVIELALEEPLQQFAQRELFDPLGIERGDYYWARDRAGNTYGYAHLMIPPDDFAELGLLIAADGRWGDRQIVPADYLRQARSPSPANPCYGYLFWTGNGCAEIPDFLPPDAYSMSGLGLQNIFVVPSLDLVVMWTGVFGNVSRYGAQGVLQNFGELPHEFFRLLAAAMPGRPLGDPAPYEEPPLRTDPGRYVDTDLLIAVFGLGPAAYPGCNVFSCLHYRLAAPFADTPPGCFLLACVGTDPRTPGIR
- a CDS encoding GMC oxidoreductase, with translation MRRRALFKAAGVAALFAGASPIRGARPAAAMPLWHDLFREWVPEIFGRLPEPPGHSTALVIGSGFGAAVTALRLAEAGVQTSVLERGSRWPNDPWREIFTGDDLPDGRGFWHRTSFTGVTKVPMSFSSFGGVLDCTEYPGIDVWRAAAVGGGSVIFSGVMIAPPRTLFDEVFRGVVDYGELDRVYYPRVRQMLRLDPMPADIYAAAPFAHSRAWDQQVRAAGYEPQPNDSIFDWDIVRAELAGRVRPSATVARSNLGNSNGAKFDLNRNYLKYAETTGKVAVYPGHRVDAIARESGGRYAVTVTTIDPTGAELGTRTLTCDKLFLGAGSIGTSELLVRARATGALPDLDEHIGEGWGTNGDVVLARGASSLDGFGQGVPSASRIFDDSNVPLTLENWYIPGIPVETGALASLGMVLDAARTRFRYDSATGEVGLSWNPADRERVVDAARAVDERIAAQSGALLGFRSLGYDANGMFTAHPLGGAVLGQATDAYGRVHGHSGLYVVDGAMIPGSTATVNPSLTIAALAERNIERILRDGR
- a CDS encoding SRPBCC family protein, whose translation is MRTKTDIRFTVDAGPEHVLDLVAAIEMLPEWSMYHDARVATRHEDGRPYRVYVTADILGSSDLQVLEYEWTGNRASWQVVDSSRGIGGGGWFEVAATREGTQVWYHMELQSRIPLPGLLMKRTVQRWHETAAQNFAEFAENYPESEQYHSV
- a CDS encoding alpha/beta hydrolase encodes the protein MTLTPQPRHHPDGGRPSLQSAVATNLVRGLVRPVLRHVPITPPMLRAAALIDHAARLLPVQTAIDVETVRDGQVHCEIVRADGVAKGYERGSVLYFHGGGFVAGGFHTHRRLAAVLSERIGLPVVQVRYRYLPEATVPESVGDCLAAYRWLLAQGVAPESVVFAGDSAGGFLSLSTALGSAAAKLPAPGAVVAVSPWLDLDTAEKLAHRNVATEPFLPAAAFTRIAELGGHVDGRLDPALSPVNGDVATLPPTLLLACDDEFLRLDSEVMAARLAAAGVPHELHLWRGQIHAFPVVFPHLPESRQVTEVIARFVREHVRAAAATPAA
- a CDS encoding SDR family NAD(P)-dependent oxidoreductase — encoded protein: MSDHYRGHVAVVTGAASGMGRELAVELARRGARLALCDVDAAGLAETAARCRVQRAEVLTEVVDVSQYEQVQRFADAVIERYGVVDDLFNNAGVGFVGTVERSELKDIARVVDIDFWGVVHGVKAFLPHLIASGAGRIANTSSVFGLFSAPSQSAYNAAKFAVRGFTESLRQEMLMAGHPVTVSVVYPGGIRTAIAANATGVDSAELADLAALFERNAMTGADRAARVILDGTAAGRPKILVGPDAKVADLMVRVLGASYMGLLAKAGARLFAASKR